One Ciconia boyciana unplaced genomic scaffold, ASM3463844v1 HiC_scaffold_44, whole genome shotgun sequence DNA segment encodes these proteins:
- the LOC140645928 gene encoding LOW QUALITY PROTEIN: olfactory receptor 6X1-like (The sequence of the model RefSeq protein was modified relative to this genomic sequence to represent the inferred CDS: deleted 2 bases in 1 codon), protein SGGNGVIIFAAGSDQSPRILMYFFLGKLSFLEIQNTTTIVPNELGTSLVTMKTVCVSCCPAQSFSHFFLGITEFLIFSVMSFDYYMAIHKQLRYITIMTKILCFFLCLGAWLLSFVVISSKMSVLLVRCLLCSKNNIDHFYCDAGPLLSLACGGTMLLETLGFLVPIPIIQGAPLFKVVFFTCIILAILHIPLSFSHQKALPACSSHLTMVPILYGAAIFMYLKLMARSSFSLNRVESTLNALLTLLLNPFSYTIRNKELKAALRRTAKQ, encoded by the exons TTCTGGTGGGAACGGCGTCATCATTTTTGCTGCGGGGAGTGATCAGTCCCCGAGGATCCTGATGTACTTCTTCCTCGGCAAGCTCTCCTTCTTGGAGATCCAGAACACCACCACCATTGTCCCCAACGAGCTGGGGACTTCCCTTGTCACCATGAAAACCGTTTGTGTTTCCTGCTGCCCGGCACAGTCATTTTCCCACTTCTTCCTGGGTATCACTGAGTTTCTAATCTTCTCAGTGATGTCCTTCGACTACTACATGGCCATACACAAACAGCTGCGTTACATCACTATCATGACAAAGATACTCTGCTTCTTTCTATGCCTGGGAGCATGGCTACTGAGTTTTGTGGTCATCAGCTCCAAGATGTCTGTACTGCTGGTACGGTGTCTTCTCTGCTCCAAGAACAACATTGACCATTTCTACTGTGATGCTGGGCCTCTCCTGAGCCTGGCCTGTGGTGGTACAATGCTCTTAGAGACCCTTGGCTTTCTGGTGCCCATCCCCATCATCCAAGGCGCTCCGCTTTTCAAGGTAGTTTTCTTCACCTGTATCATCCTTGCAATTCTCCAT ATTCCCTTGTCTTTCAGCCACCAGAAGGCGTTACCTGCTTGTAGCTCCCATCTCACCATGGTCCCCATCCTCTACGGAGCTGCCATCTTCATGTACCTGAAACTCATGGCTCGCTCATCCTTTAGTCTCAACAGAGTGGAGTCCACCCTCAACGCTCTCCTGACTCTTTTGCTGAATCCTTTCAGCTATACCATCAGAAACAAGGAGTTGAAGGCTGCTCTGAGGAGAACGGCAAAGCAGTGA